The genome window TGTATTTTAACTTCCGTCCTAAATTCTCAGGACGTTTTGAATATCACGCAGAAGAGATTCCAATGAATCGTAAACGTATTATTACTTTAAGTATTTTTGTGGTAATCGCTCTCTGCTGGGTTTTCGGTCAACAAGTGAATAGCTTTATTTCGCCATTATTAGGTTTATCGAAGAATATCGGTAGCTTTGATAGTATAGTGGCAATGATTGCCGCACTAGCTTTATGTACGTCACGAGTAACGACTTGGAGCCAATTACAAGAAGGAACAGAATGGGGGGTATTATTCCTATTTGGCGGTGGTTTAACCTTAAGTTATGTGTTAAGCCATACTGGTGCGAGCAAAATTATGGCAGAAGGAATTGTTTCACTAATTGAAGGTAAACACTATTATATTATTTGCTTAATTATTGCAACATTTATTGTATGTTTAACCGAATTTACCTCAAATACAGCAAGTGCGGCGTTATTAGTACCGATTTTTATCTCGATTGCAGAGTCATTAAATCTTGATCCTCGTGCATTTGCTTTAATTATCGGTTTTGGTGCTTCCTGTGCCTTTATGATGCCGGTCGGTACACCGCCGAATGCGATTGCGTTTAGTACAGGTATTGTCAAACAGAGCGATATGTTGCGTTCGTATAAACTCAGTATTGTTTGTATTTTAACTGTTTCTCTAATCGGATATTTTTTCTGGTTAGAATAGGTGAACTAGAATAAAAGCGTAGCATATTGGCTACGCTTTTTTTATGAGTTTATTTGAATTTTTATTCATGATATTTGAGTATTTTTACGTGTTTTATGCAATATGTTTGTTATATTATGCGTAATCAGGAGATAAGCTCACTGAATAAAATAATTCATTAATTTTATGTTTTCCTCTTTACTTTTGTTAAAAATCGTTTATTGTCGAATTTAGAGTCTAAAACAGACCAATATGCAAACAAATTAGAGGTACCATTATGTCGAAAACTACGAAGAATCCTATACGAGGCGTTACTATCTTAACGCTTGATTTGATCTTGTTTTTTACGTTATTAAAGTTATTGCCGTTTGCTCCGCAAGAAAATAAAGGATTGGCTTTATTGATCTTTGTGGGTATTTTGTGGCTAACGGAAGCCTTTAATATCACCGTCACGTCTTTAATGGTACCTATCTTCGCCATTTTCTTGAATGTCTTATCTACTAAAGTCGCCTTTGCTCCCTTCTCCGAACCGATTATCTTTATGTTCTTTGGCGGTTTTGTTATCGCGACGGTATTAAATATTCACCAAATTGATCTTTGGATTGCTAATCATGTCATCCGTTTAGCAAAGGGGAATTTGAAACGTACGATCATTTACTTATTTGCTGTTACGGCAGGGCTTTCGCTCTTTATCAATAATACGGCGGTGGTCGCCCTTATGTTGCCACTTTCTTTAGGTATTTTGCACCAATTAGATTTTAAACAACATCGTAAAATTTATGTATTCGTGTTACTTGGTATTGCATTTAGTTCGAGTATCGGTGGAATGGGAACGGTTGTTGGATCTGCACCTAATGCGATTTTAGCTTCTTATATTAAAGTTTCATTTTCAGAGTGGCTTGCTTACGGTATGCCAGTCGCGATTTTGTTACTGATTTCCATGGTTATCGCACTACTTGTTGTTCTTCGCCCTAATTTTAATGTTCATTTTGAAGCAAAAGTAGAAAATATTCCGTTAACGCCCAAACGTTTAACAACCTTAATTGTATTCTGTGTCACAGCCATTTTATTAACATTCAGCAGCGTAATTGAACCGATGGTACGTCAATTTTTAGCGTTAAAAGAATCGATTAAAAGTTTCGATGCGGTCATAGCAATGATTGCGGTTATCGTGCTTTGTATTACCAATACAGCAACATGGTCGCAAATTCAGGAACGTGCAGAGTGGGGTGTTCTAATGTTATTCGGTGGCGGTTTAACCCTTGGCATTGTGTTGAAAGATACCGGAGCAAGTAAAATTTTGGCTGACGGTATTGTGAATTATATTGGTAACAAACACTGGTTAATTATGACATTATCAATGGCGGCATTTATTGTATTTCTAACCGAATTTACCTCTAATACTGCGAGTGCCGCACTAATGATGCCGATTTTTATCTCAGTAGCAAATTCTCTCGGTCTACCGCCGATTTCATTAGTCGCCATTATTGCTTGTGGTGCGTCTGTCGCCTTTATGTTGCCGATAGCAACACCACCAAATGCGATTGTATTTGCTACTGGTTATATTAAACAAAGTGAAATGGTAAAAGTTGGACTAATCCTTAACTTACTCTGTGTAGTAATTTTAGGTTGTATGTCATATTTCTTCTGGACTACATGGTGGTAGATACTCCATTTGGAGTAATTGGAGGGTGTAAGCGGTTAAAAACTGTTTGTTTTTTACAAAATCATTCAAGAATTTGATCTACATTCGCCCAAAATAGGTAGAAAATGATATAATTATACTGTTTTATTTTTGAAACTTAAAAAAGAGGAACTTACTATGTCAGTTATTAAAATGGCAGACCTTGATCTTGCGGGCAAACGTTTATTTATCCGTGCTGATTTAAACGTACCAGTAAAAGATGGCAAAGTGACATCTGACGCACGTATCCGTGCAACCATTCCTACCTTAAAATTAGCCTTACAAAAAGGCGCAAAAGTAATGGTAACTTCTCACTTAGGTCGTCCAACTGAGGGTGTTTTCGAAGAAGCAAATTCTTTACAGCCTGTAGTTGATTACTTAAACGCATCAGATTTAGGTGTTCCGGTACGTTTAGTTCGCGACTATTTAGACGGTGTTGAAGTCGCTGAAAATGAAATCGTGGTACTTGAAAACGTACGTATTAATAAAGGTGAGAAGAAAAATGATCCTGAATTAGCGAAAAAATATGCAAGACTTTGTGATGTATTCGTTATGGATGCGTTTGGTACGGCTCACCGTGCTGAAGGTTCTACTTACGGTGTTGCACAATTTGCACCGATTGCATGTGCTGGTCCGTTATTAGCGGCAGAATTAGATGCTTTAGGTAAAGCGTTAAAAGAACCACAACGCCCGATGTTAGCAATCGTTGGCGGTTCAAAAGTTTCTACTAAATTAACTGTTTTAGACAGCCTTTCAAAAATCGCAGACCAATTAATCGTTGGTGGCGGTATCGCAAATACTTTCATCGCAAGAGAAGGTCACCCTGTAGGTAAATCTTTATATGAAGAAGATTTAATCCCTGAAGCAAAACGTTTAGTCATGCAGCAACTAATATCCCAGTTCCTGTTGATGTACGTGTAGGTACAGAATTCTCTGAAACCGCTCCGGCAACAGAAAAAGCCGTATCTGAAGTTCAAGCGGACGAATCAATTTTTGATATCGGTGATAAATCAGCAGAAGAATTAGCAAATATCATCAAATCTGCAAAAACGATTCTTTGGAATGGTCCGGTTGGCGTATTTGAATTTCCTAACTTCCGTAAAGGTACTAAAGTGATTTCAAACGCAATCGCTGAAGCAACGGCAAACGGTGCATTCTCTATCGCAGGTGGCGGTGATACGTTAGCGGCGATCGATTTATTCGGTATTGCAGATAAAATCTCTTATATTTCAACAGGTGGCGGTGCGTTCTTAGAATTCGTAGAAGGCAAAGTATTACCGGCAGTTGAAATCTTAGAGAAACGTGCAAACGGCTAATTCTTTAACTCCCCCTCTTTGAAAAAGAGGGGGCTGGGGGGAGATTTTACAAACGGCGATTTTTCTCCGATTTTTTACAAATCTCCCCCTACCCCCTCTTTACTAAAGAGGGGAATAATTTTGAATTTATTAACACTATAGGAAACTCAAAAATGGCATTATTAGACATCGTAAAACCGGGTGTGGTAACAGGCGACGACGTTCAAAAAGTATTCGCTTATGCTAAAGCAAACAACTTTGCAATTCCGGCGGTAAACTGTGTAGGTTCTGACTCTGTAAATGCAGTATTAGAAACAGCAACGCGTGTAAAAGCACCTGTTATCGTTCAGTTCTCTAACGGTGGTGCACAATTCTATGCAGGTAAAGGTATTAAACCAGCATCAGGTGCTCGTGCAGATGTTTTAGGTGCAATCGCAGGTGCGAAACACGTTCACGCATTAGCAGAAGAATACGGTGTTCCGGTAATTCTTCACACTGACCACGTCGCGAAAAAATTACTTCCATGGATTGACGGTTTATTAGATGCAGGTGAAAAACACTTTGCAGAAACAGGTAAACCTTTATTCTCTTCTCACATGATCGATCTTTCAGAAGAGCCTATGGCTGAGAATATGGCAATTTGCCGTGAGTATTTAGCTCGTATGGATAAAATGGGTATGACACTTGAAATCGAAATCGGTATTACCGGTGGTGAAGAAGATGGTGTTGATAACTCAGATGTTGAAGAGTCTAAATTATATACTCAACCGTCAGATGTTTTATATGTTTACGACCAATTACACCCAGTAAGTCATCGTTTCACGGTTGTTTGCGGCATTCGGTAACGTACACGGTGTTTACAAACCGGGTAATGTAAAATTAAAACCTTCAATCTTAGGTGCATCACAAGAGTTCGTTTCTAAAGAACGTAATCTTCCTGCTAAATCAATCGATTTCGTTTTCCACGGTGGTTCAGGTTCATCACGTGAAGAAATCCGTGAAGCAATCAGCTACGGTGCGATCAAAATGAACATCGATACAGATACACAATGGGCATCTTGGGACGGTATTCTTCAATTCTACAAAGCGAACGAAGCATACTTACAAGGTCAATTAGGTAACCCTGAAGGTCCTGATTCTCCAAATAAAAAATATTACGATCCACGTGTTTGGTTACGTAAAATGGAAGAATCTATGTCTAAACGCTTAGAGCAATCTTTCGAAGACTTAAACTGTGTAAACGTTTTATAATTTCAGATTGTAAAAAGTTGACCAAAAAAGACCGCTTATTGGCGGTCTTTTTCATTGCTAATTAAGAGTGGATAACTGATAATAATTTTTCAGTTATCCATTTTAAGATCCATTCCTAATCAAATGCCTTTACTTGAAATTAAACACCTGAATAAGCATTTTACTGACCGAATCGGTTTATTTCGCAAACACGATTTTTATGCAGTTAAAGATGTTTCCTTTACTTTGGAAAGAGGTGAAACGATAGCGATTATTGGAGAAAATGGGGCAGGTAAGTCCACATTAGCGAAGATGATCGCCGGGATCACAAAACCCACTTCCGGCGAAATGATTTTTAGAGGTCAGGCACTCCACTTTGGCGATTATCGCTTTCGAGCTAAACATATTCGAATGATGTTTCAAGATCCGAATGATGCTTTTGATCCTAATTATAATATCGGACAAATTTTAGATTCGCCATTACGTTTAGCGACTAATTTAAATGAAAATGAGCGTAATGAACGCATTTTCAGCACGTTACGTTTAGTGGGTATGTACCCAGAACATGCTCTTATTCATATTAATGATACCTCGAGTAGCCAAAAACAACGACTTGCACTTGCCAGAGCGTTAATCCTTTCTCCGGAAATTATTATTGCAGACGATACTTTAAGTACATTAGATTTCTCGGTAAGAACTCAGTTAACGAATCTAATGCTAAATTTGCAGGAACGCCTCGGTATTTCTTTTATTTATGTCGGACAACATCTTGGAATTATTAAGCATATTGCGGATAAATTGATGGTTATGCAAGAAGGAGAGGTTGTTGAATATGGCTTAACCAAAGAGCTACTATTAAATCCGCAAAGTCCGATTACAGCACGCTTAATTGAGAGTCATTTCGGTAAAAAATTAACGCCTGAAGCGTGGGATCAATGACGATTCACAATATCTAAAATTTATATTCAAAAAAATAATATTAAATATGCAACACAATGAATTTATAAGAGGTGTGAAAGAAGCCTCTCCGATGATGTTAGGCTTTATTCCTTTGGGATTGGTATTAGGTGCTCAAGCCTCTCAAAAGGGTATGCCGTTTTATGAAATCGGTTTACTAACCGGACTGAATTTTGCCGGCGGTTCGGAATTTGCCGCTGTAAATCTTTGGACGCATCCACTTGCAATCAGTGTGATTGTTGCCGTATCAATGCTGATTAATAGTCGTCATATTATTATGGGAGCCGCCCTTTCTTTATATATGAAAAATATCGGTCGATTAAAATCACTCGGCTTATTATTTTTTATGGCAGATGAAGTATGGGCGATGAATTTGGCTGATGCACAAAAACGTCCTGAAAAGGCAATCAGTATTCCTTATTATATGGGAACGGCGATTAGCCTTTATGTGATGTGGATTAGCTCCAGTATGATTGGTGCTTATATCGGGCCTTTTGTCGGTGATTTAGAGAAATATGGCTTCGATATGTCTTTTACTGCAATATTTTTAGTGATGCTAAAGGGAATGTGGAAGTCATTTAAGCTAGCTCGTCCTTGGTTTGTGAGTTTATTGGTTGCCGGCTTGATTTATCATACGGTTGATGGTGCTTGGTATGTACTTGCAGGAGCATTATCCGGTATTTTTTCCGCTTATTTTTGGCATAAGGGAGAGAGTAAAGGAGAAACGTTATAATGGAATGGAGTGTTTTTCTCACGATTATTTTAATGGCGTTTTCCACTTATCTTACTCGTATTCTTGGCTTTCTCGTATTACGCAACCGAAAATTAAGCCGTACAACTGAAAAAGTTATGGAAGCTGTACCGGGTTGTGTTTTAATTTCGGTAATTGCACCGGTAATTATGTCCGGTGATCTTGCCAATACAATAGCGGTAATCATAACTTGTTTAGTTATGATGAAATTTTCGTTATTTCCGACTGTGGTTATTTCAATTGTGGCAACGGGATTATTGAGAGCAGTTTTATAAGGGATAAGCGGTTAAGTTTGAAAATTCTAAACACTTGCTAATTTTTTGCTAATTTTTCTTATTTAGAATGCTCTGTATCGGAACTGCTAAGCCGATATGTTTTTTTCACAATGATTCTTAAAAGCTCAAGTCAATTTTGGTTTGAGCTTTTTTTTCATTATATAATCACTTTCAATACTAAATAGGGGAATATTATGCGAGTTTTATTAG of Actinobacillus arthritidis contains these proteins:
- a CDS encoding SLC13 family permease, with product MSKTTKNPIRGVTILTLDLILFFTLLKLLPFAPQENKGLALLIFVGILWLTEAFNITVTSLMVPIFAIFLNVLSTKVAFAPFSEPIIFMFFGGFVIATVLNIHQIDLWIANHVIRLAKGNLKRTIIYLFAVTAGLSLFINNTAVVALMLPLSLGILHQLDFKQHRKIYVFVLLGIAFSSSIGGMGTVVGSAPNAILASYIKVSFSEWLAYGMPVAILLLISMVIALLVVLRPNFNVHFEAKVENIPLTPKRLTTLIVFCVTAILLTFSSVIEPMVRQFLALKESIKSFDAVIAMIAVIVLCITNTATWSQIQERAEWGVLMLFGGGLTLGIVLKDTGASKILADGIVNYIGNKHWLIMTLSMAAFIVFLTEFTSNTASAALMMPIFISVANSLGLPPISLVAIIACGASVAFMLPIATPPNAIVFATGYIKQSEMVKVGLILNLLCVVILGCMSYFFWTTWW
- a CDS encoding ATP-binding cassette domain-containing protein, with the protein product MPLLEIKHLNKHFTDRIGLFRKHDFYAVKDVSFTLERGETIAIIGENGAGKSTLAKMIAGITKPTSGEMIFRGQALHFGDYRFRAKHIRMMFQDPNDAFDPNYNIGQILDSPLRLATNLNENERNERIFSTLRLVGMYPEHALIHINDTSSSQKQRLALARALILSPEIIIADDTLSTLDFSVRTQLTNLMLNLQERLGISFIYVGQHLGIIKHIADKLMVMQEGEVVEYGLTKELLLNPQSPITARLIESHFGKKLTPEAWDQ
- a CDS encoding AzlD family protein, yielding MEWSVFLTIILMAFSTYLTRILGFLVLRNRKLSRTTEKVMEAVPGCVLISVIAPVIMSGDLANTIAVIITCLVMMKFSLFPTVVISIVATGLLRAVL
- a CDS encoding SLC13 family permease, translated to MPETKQFKEDVAKNRRNTIIYILDVILFLALLNFLPFEPAPTKALALLAFVAVLWLTEAMHVTVTALFIPVLSVFLGLVESKQALVAFADPTIFLFFGGFALATALHIQKIDKLIANKIMALAKGNLFVAVLYLFLVTAVLSMWMSNTATAAMMLPLALGLLSNMDKERDHNTFAFVILGIAYSAGLGGMGTLVGSPPNAIVASQLGIGFAEWLIYGLPMVAILLPMALVVLYFNFRPKFSGRFEYHAEEIPMNRKRIITLSIFVVIALCWVFGQQVNSFISPLLGLSKNIGSFDSIVAMIAALALCTSRVTTWSQLQEGTEWGVLFLFGGGLTLSYVLSHTGASKIMAEGIVSLIEGKHYYIICLIIATFIVCLTEFTSNTASAALLVPIFISIAESLNLDPRAFALIIGFGASCAFMMPVGTPPNAIAFSTGIVKQSDMLRSYKLSIVCILTVSLIGYFFWLE
- a CDS encoding AzlC family ABC transporter permease, yielding MQHNEFIRGVKEASPMMLGFIPLGLVLGAQASQKGMPFYEIGLLTGLNFAGGSEFAAVNLWTHPLAISVIVAVSMLINSRHIIMGAALSLYMKNIGRLKSLGLLFFMADEVWAMNLADAQKRPEKAISIPYYMGTAISLYVMWISSSMIGAYIGPFVGDLEKYGFDMSFTAIFLVMLKGMWKSFKLARPWFVSLLVAGLIYHTVDGAWYVLAGALSGIFSAYFWHKGESKGETL